One window of Thermodesulfovibrio aggregans genomic DNA carries:
- a CDS encoding transketolase family protein, producing the protein MGKTECTCLLEDISQFYGKEMATRDAYGIILVELGKKNPDIVVLDADLSCSTKTAKFAKTFPDRFFNMGVSEQDMIGVAAGLALTGKIPFASTFAIFATGRAWEQIRQTVCYSNANVKIVATHGGITVGEDGATHQALEDVALMRVIPGMTVIVPADAYETAQAIATVAEYHGPVYVRLGRAKVPSVMPENYKFQIGKSYIFRVGKDVNIIANGIMVAEALKASEILNKEGIDTGVANFSSVKPLDEEALLNIAKSSKLIVTAEEHSIIGGLGSAVAEFISENNPVALRRIGVRDTFGCSGSSKELLNFYGLTAEQIVQTVRDFFRK; encoded by the coding sequence ATGGGCAAAACTGAATGCACCTGTCTGTTAGAGGATATTTCTCAGTTTTATGGAAAGGAAATGGCAACAAGAGATGCCTATGGAATTATACTTGTTGAGCTGGGTAAGAAAAATCCAGACATAGTTGTTCTTGATGCTGACTTGAGTTGTTCAACAAAAACTGCCAAGTTTGCAAAAACCTTTCCTGATAGATTTTTCAATATGGGAGTTTCTGAACAGGATATGATTGGTGTGGCTGCTGGACTTGCTCTTACAGGAAAGATTCCTTTTGCCTCTACCTTTGCAATTTTCGCTACAGGAAGAGCATGGGAACAGATCAGGCAGACTGTATGTTACTCAAATGCAAATGTAAAAATTGTTGCAACCCATGGCGGAATAACAGTAGGAGAGGATGGTGCGACTCATCAGGCACTTGAAGATGTTGCACTGATGAGGGTTATTCCAGGAATGACTGTTATTGTTCCTGCCGATGCCTATGAAACTGCTCAAGCTATAGCTACTGTAGCAGAATACCATGGACCTGTTTATGTAAGGCTTGGAAGAGCAAAGGTTCCTTCAGTAATGCCTGAAAACTATAAGTTTCAGATTGGAAAATCTTATATATTCAGAGTTGGAAAAGATGTAAATATAATAGCCAATGGAATAATGGTTGCAGAAGCTCTGAAAGCTTCAGAAATACTGAATAAAGAAGGGATTGATACAGGTGTGGCAAATTTCTCTTCTGTAAAACCTCTTGATGAAGAAGCATTGCTTAACATTGCAAAATCTTCAAAGTTAATTGTAACTGCAGAGGAACATTCAATAATTGGAGGACTTGGCTCAGCTGTTGCCGAGTTTATATCTGAAAATAATCCTGTAGCCTTAAGAAGAATTGGAGTAAGGGATACCTTTGGATGTTCTGGCTCATCGAAAGAGTTACTAAATTTCTATGGACTTACGGCAGAGCAAATTGTTCAAACAGTTAGAGATTTTTTTAGAAAATGA
- a CDS encoding transketolase yields MVNIESLEDKARQLRIEIVKMLAKAGSGHTGGSLSAADIVAALYFYKMKHDPKNPQWKDRDRFVLSKGHAAPVLYAALALSGYFDKSLLGSLRKLGSPLQGHPCCKELPGVEVSTGSLGQGLSVACGMAIGLKLESSPARVYCLLGDGEIQEGQVWEAAMTASHYKLDNLCAIIDHNNLQIDGACTEVMNIKPIEAKFIAFGWNVFTIDGHNMQEIVNALDEAEKIKGKPTMILANTVKGKGVSIFEGKVQYHGVAPTLEELEIALKELKDGQN; encoded by the coding sequence GTGGTAAATATAGAATCTTTAGAAGACAAAGCAAGACAATTAAGAATTGAGATTGTCAAAATGCTTGCTAAGGCAGGCTCAGGACATACAGGAGGGAGCCTCTCTGCAGCAGATATTGTAGCTGCTCTTTATTTTTATAAGATGAAGCATGATCCAAAAAATCCTCAATGGAAGGACCGTGACAGATTTGTTCTTTCAAAGGGGCATGCAGCACCTGTTCTTTATGCAGCACTTGCTCTTTCAGGATATTTTGATAAATCTCTACTTGGAAGTTTGCGAAAGCTTGGCTCTCCTCTTCAGGGACATCCATGTTGTAAAGAATTACCAGGCGTTGAAGTTTCAACAGGCTCATTAGGTCAGGGACTTTCTGTTGCCTGTGGAATGGCTATTGGTCTAAAGCTTGAGAGTTCACCAGCAAGAGTTTACTGCCTTTTAGGAGATGGAGAGATTCAGGAAGGTCAGGTATGGGAAGCTGCTATGACAGCCTCTCACTATAAATTGGATAATCTCTGTGCAATCATTGATCATAATAATCTTCAGATTGACGGAGCATGCACAGAAGTAATGAATATAAAACCTATAGAAGCAAAGTTCATTGCCTTTGGCTGGAATGTATTTACAATTGATGGTCACAATATGCAGGAAATTGTTAATGCTCTTGATGAAGCAGAAAAAATAAAAGGTAAACCTACAATGATTCTGGCAAATACTGTCAAAGGTAAGGGAGTATCAATATTTGAAGGAAAAGTTCAATACCATGGAGTAGCTCCAACCCTTGAGGAGCTTGAAATTGCTTTAAAGGAGTTAAAAGATGGGCAAAACTGA
- the polA gene encoding DNA polymerase I — protein MHEIYLIDGSCFVYRAYHAIKGLSTSSGIPTNAVYGFTRMLLKLLKEKNIKYLLCAFDSPHPTKRHKIYEDYKITRPETPKDLPVQLEYIKQIVDAFGIKRVEIPGYEADDIIASVIFKLQPDVCGTESTFFYIVSLDKDMLQLVCDNIKIYDPFNEIIIDRNFVIKKYGIPPEMLNDFMAIVGDSIDNIPGVKGIGEKTAVQLLKRYGSLENILKNLDIIKPSKVAQLLAKSVEMVKLSKELVMLKKDAPIEIKIEDLKIKEQDKEKVFEIFRELEFHSLLKQLMQMYSTAEVKNSENKKFDIRILFEKIKEKEIFSASIHDKTVKVGINGEVYEIPLDNSEIILSSTALKILFNVKEFLRVCKNSGLRLKPPYFDIMIAAYLVNPNKGKYNFDEVVLEHLGKFYDGSESPVNYMLELYEKLSKVLKEKELERLFFDIEMPLIEVLFDMEETGIKVDIEKLENLTKYVSSEIDRIREKIYRIAGTEFNINSPKQLAQVLYDKLGLKTRKRGKKARSTEMEVLEELSIQHELPGEVINYRSLNKLLTGYLIPLKDYIKPETKRIHTKWSQTVAGTGRIVSSEPNLQNIPVKGQWAELLREVFIPEDGFLFLSADYSQIELRLLAHMSEDDSLIKAFNEGKDIHTATASEIFSIPEDAVTDEHRRVAKTVNFGISYGISPFGLSESIRIPYEKAEELIELYFLRYPGVRKFIEETIHFAKNNGFVRTLFGRIRPIPEINSPNQFLRMQAERMAVNAPIQGTAADIIKIAMIRIHNKLKGENLDAKIILQIHDEIVLEVKENIIEKVKEIVEREMKNFELKVPLEVNIFTGRNLNL, from the coding sequence ATGCATGAAATTTATCTGATTGATGGAAGCTGTTTTGTCTACAGAGCATATCATGCAATAAAGGGATTGTCTACATCCAGTGGGATACCAACAAATGCTGTATATGGCTTTACAAGGATGCTCCTTAAACTTCTTAAAGAGAAAAATATCAAATACCTGCTATGTGCTTTTGATAGCCCCCATCCAACAAAAAGGCATAAAATTTATGAAGACTACAAAATAACACGACCTGAGACCCCTAAAGATTTGCCAGTTCAGCTTGAATACATAAAACAGATTGTTGATGCCTTTGGCATTAAAAGAGTGGAGATTCCAGGATATGAAGCAGACGATATAATAGCCTCTGTTATTTTCAAGCTTCAGCCTGATGTTTGTGGTACGGAGAGCACATTTTTTTACATTGTTAGCCTTGACAAAGATATGTTACAGCTTGTCTGTGACAATATCAAGATTTATGATCCTTTCAATGAAATAATAATTGACAGAAACTTTGTTATAAAAAAATATGGAATTCCTCCTGAGATGCTTAATGATTTTATGGCTATTGTTGGTGATTCTATTGACAACATCCCTGGAGTAAAAGGCATTGGAGAAAAAACAGCTGTACAGCTTTTAAAAAGATACGGTTCTTTGGAAAATATTCTCAAAAATCTTGATATCATAAAACCTTCAAAGGTAGCACAACTTTTAGCAAAAAGCGTAGAAATGGTCAAGCTCAGTAAAGAACTTGTAATGTTAAAAAAAGATGCTCCGATTGAGATAAAGATTGAGGATCTAAAGATAAAAGAGCAAGATAAAGAAAAAGTCTTTGAGATTTTTCGTGAACTCGAATTCCATAGCCTCCTAAAACAGTTGATGCAGATGTATTCAACAGCTGAGGTAAAAAATTCAGAGAACAAAAAATTTGATATTAGGATATTGTTTGAAAAAATAAAAGAAAAAGAAATCTTTTCAGCTTCAATTCATGATAAAACTGTCAAAGTTGGAATAAATGGAGAAGTCTATGAAATTCCTCTTGATAACTCGGAAATAATTCTTTCTTCTACAGCATTAAAGATTTTGTTTAATGTAAAAGAATTTTTGAGAGTTTGTAAAAATTCAGGCTTGCGGTTAAAGCCTCCCTATTTTGATATCATGATTGCAGCATATCTTGTAAATCCAAATAAAGGCAAATACAATTTTGATGAAGTTGTTCTTGAACACCTCGGAAAGTTTTACGATGGCTCTGAAAGTCCAGTTAATTACATGCTTGAACTTTATGAAAAATTGAGTAAAGTTTTAAAAGAAAAAGAGCTTGAAAGACTATTCTTTGATATTGAGATGCCTCTCATTGAGGTTCTTTTTGATATGGAAGAAACAGGGATAAAGGTTGATATTGAGAAACTTGAAAATCTCACCAAATATGTATCTTCAGAAATTGATAGAATTAGAGAAAAAATTTACAGAATTGCAGGAACAGAATTCAATATTAACTCACCAAAACAACTTGCCCAAGTTTTATATGACAAACTCGGACTTAAAACCAGAAAAAGAGGTAAAAAAGCTCGTTCAACAGAAATGGAAGTGCTTGAAGAACTGTCCATACAACATGAACTTCCCGGAGAAGTAATCAATTATAGGAGCTTGAATAAGCTTCTGACAGGTTATCTGATTCCTCTCAAAGATTACATAAAACCTGAAACTAAAAGAATCCATACAAAATGGTCTCAGACCGTTGCAGGTACAGGAAGAATTGTAAGCAGTGAACCCAATCTTCAGAATATTCCTGTAAAAGGTCAATGGGCAGAACTACTGAGGGAGGTTTTTATTCCTGAAGATGGATTTTTATTCCTGAGTGCAGATTATTCTCAAATTGAGTTAAGACTTCTTGCTCACATGAGTGAAGATGATTCTTTAATCAAAGCATTTAATGAAGGAAAAGATATTCACACTGCCACAGCATCTGAGATTTTTTCAATACCTGAGGATGCTGTTACAGATGAACATAGAAGAGTAGCAAAAACTGTAAATTTTGGAATTTCCTATGGAATAAGCCCATTCGGACTTTCAGAGTCAATCAGAATTCCCTATGAGAAAGCAGAAGAATTGATTGAACTGTACTTTTTAAGATATCCAGGTGTTAGAAAATTTATTGAAGAGACAATTCATTTTGCAAAAAATAATGGTTTTGTAAGGACATTATTTGGAAGAATCCGTCCTATCCCTGAGATTAACAGCCCGAATCAGTTTTTGAGAATGCAGGCAGAAAGAATGGCAGTTAATGCACCAATTCAGGGAACAGCAGCAGATATAATAAAAATCGCCATGATAAGAATTCATAATAAGCTTAAAGGTGAAAACCTTGATGCAAAAATCATTCTTCAGATTCATGATGAAATAGTACTTGAAGTGAAAGAAAATATTATTGAAAAGGTAAAGGAAATTGTTGAAAGGGAAATGAAAAATTTTGAACTTAAAGTACCCCTTGAAGTTAATATCTTTACAGGTAGAAATCTGAATTTATAA
- a CDS encoding M16 family metallopeptidase, with translation MDFKTFTLKNGAKIKYLYRDSIPIVYLSVLIPASPLDEIKPSVAYLTAHLLTHGTKTRTVTEIEDEIDFFAISIDKKITHDYTMLTLATTKRHLKEALNLFFDILLNPTFPEEELKKELIRVEKSLRQMEEDPSYIAYKNFIKQLFDKHPYGRAVEGEPEELKNITRQDIVDFYKKFYNPQRMIFSVVGSLEEKELKELIENPIEQWQAVQYSRNLNPPLFKKRQQPLKIFIKREDLTQSTIILGFEGISRQDPDFYAVSVMNYILGGGGLTSRLARQVREERGLAYSIYSTFLPYLMPGAFYVEVKTKNENTQYVINLIIEEIKKMKNSEVSDEELKDAKAFLVGSFPLRIDTMKKISEFLPVMDFYGLGDDYIAKYPEYIEKVTKQDIKRVAQRILNTDGYIVVVVGKDL, from the coding sequence ATGGATTTCAAAACTTTTACACTTAAAAATGGAGCAAAAATTAAATATCTATATCGTGATAGCATTCCCATTGTTTATTTATCTGTTTTAATTCCAGCCTCTCCTCTTGATGAGATAAAACCTTCAGTTGCTTATCTTACAGCACATTTGCTTACTCACGGGACAAAAACACGAACTGTCACCGAGATTGAAGATGAGATTGACTTCTTTGCAATATCCATTGATAAAAAAATCACCCACGACTATACAATGCTTACCCTTGCAACAACAAAGAGACATCTGAAAGAAGCTTTAAACCTATTCTTTGATATACTCCTAAATCCAACATTTCCTGAAGAAGAACTAAAAAAAGAACTGATAAGAGTTGAAAAATCATTAAGGCAGATGGAAGAAGACCCTTCTTACATAGCTTATAAAAACTTTATTAAACAGCTTTTTGATAAGCATCCATATGGAAGAGCTGTTGAAGGTGAGCCTGAAGAGCTTAAAAACATTACAAGGCAGGATATAGTGGATTTTTATAAAAAGTTTTATAATCCTCAGAGAATGATTTTCTCAGTTGTTGGTAGTTTAGAGGAAAAAGAATTAAAAGAGCTTATTGAAAACCCTATCGAACAGTGGCAGGCTGTTCAATACAGTCGCAATTTAAATCCGCCTTTGTTCAAAAAAAGACAGCAACCTCTAAAAATTTTTATAAAAAGAGAGGATTTGACTCAATCAACAATAATTCTTGGTTTTGAGGGAATTTCAAGACAGGATCCAGACTTTTATGCGGTTAGTGTAATGAACTATATACTTGGTGGTGGCGGTCTTACTTCAAGACTTGCAAGACAAGTCAGAGAAGAACGGGGTCTTGCCTACTCAATATATAGCACCTTTTTACCATATCTTATGCCAGGGGCTTTTTATGTAGAGGTGAAAACAAAAAACGAAAATACTCAATATGTAATAAATTTAATTATTGAAGAGATAAAAAAGATGAAGAACTCTGAAGTGAGCGATGAAGAACTGAAAGATGCAAAGGCATTTCTTGTTGGCAGTTTTCCATTAAGGATTGACACAATGAAAAAAATAAGCGAGTTCCTGCCAGTTATGGATTTTTACGGTCTTGGGGATGATTATATAGCAAAATATCCTGAATATATTGAGAAAGTTACAAAGCAAGATATCAAGAGAGTAGCACAAAGAATTCTTAATACAGATGGGTATATTGTAGTAGTGGTAGGGAAAGATTTATAA
- a CDS encoding M16 family metallopeptidase, translating into MKVLVISLIFVLIFPVMGFSEVKEEVLKNGLKLIFIRDTSSAVATFQVWYKVGSIDEPEGKSGISHLLEHMMFRGSKNYPGNVFSKIIQAQGGIDNAFTTKDYTVYFQKLSPSKLQVSIDLESDRMANLLFNSDDFELEKKIVLEERRQRYEDDPESLIIEEVIGLAFKAHPYRKPIIGWSDDIISITLDDLKRYYHEYYCPGNAFIIVAGDINFSDLKEKIREKFEKIPSCTPSRKTFYEPEQYGEKRVILKKQTHLPLVVMAYKVPAFPNKDSISIEVLSTILGEGKSSRLYRTLVTEKALAVDVSTANSPLSRDGFLFFIIASVKSPDKVDDVEKIIKEEIERIKKELPHEKEIEKAKNQVEASFLFSQDSVFGHALYIGKFEVLGTWKLIEKYKEDIMKVTAKDVQDVANRYFKAENLSVGVLLPK; encoded by the coding sequence ATGAAGGTTCTTGTAATCTCTTTAATCTTTGTTTTAATATTTCCAGTTATGGGATTTTCTGAAGTAAAAGAAGAAGTCTTAAAAAATGGGCTTAAGTTGATATTCATCAGGGATACTTCATCTGCTGTGGCAACTTTTCAAGTATGGTATAAAGTCGGTTCAATAGATGAACCCGAAGGCAAATCAGGAATAAGTCATCTTCTTGAACACATGATGTTCAGAGGTAGTAAAAATTATCCAGGCAATGTCTTTTCAAAGATAATACAGGCACAGGGCGGAATTGATAATGCCTTTACAACAAAGGATTATACTGTTTACTTTCAGAAGCTTTCTCCTTCAAAATTGCAAGTCTCAATAGATCTTGAGTCTGACAGAATGGCAAATCTACTTTTCAATTCCGATGACTTTGAGCTTGAAAAAAAGATTGTCCTTGAAGAACGAAGACAGCGATACGAAGATGATCCAGAAAGTTTAATAATTGAAGAGGTAATTGGACTGGCTTTTAAGGCTCATCCTTATCGCAAACCAATAATTGGTTGGAGTGATGACATCATATCCATAACTCTTGATGATTTAAAAAGATACTATCATGAATACTACTGTCCGGGCAATGCCTTTATAATTGTGGCAGGAGACATAAATTTTAGTGATTTAAAAGAAAAAATAAGAGAAAAATTTGAAAAAATTCCATCCTGCACTCCTTCAAGAAAAACCTTTTATGAACCTGAACAATATGGAGAAAAAAGAGTTATACTTAAAAAGCAGACTCATCTTCCTTTAGTTGTGATGGCATATAAAGTTCCTGCTTTCCCGAATAAAGATAGCATTTCTATTGAAGTATTAAGCACAATACTGGGAGAGGGAAAGAGTTCAAGACTTTACAGAACTCTTGTTACAGAAAAAGCACTGGCAGTTGATGTTTCAACAGCTAACTCACCACTTAGCAGAGATGGATTTTTATTTTTTATTATAGCTTCTGTTAAAAGTCCTGATAAGGTTGATGATGTTGAAAAAATCATAAAAGAAGAAATTGAAAGGATAAAAAAGGAACTGCCACATGAAAAAGAGATTGAAAAAGCAAAAAATCAGGTAGAAGCTTCTTTTCTCTTCAGTCAGGACTCTGTTTTTGGACATGCTCTCTATATTGGCAAATTTGAAGTTCTTGGTACATGGAAATTAATTGAAAAATATAAGGAAGACATAATGAAAGTAACAGCAAAGGATGTTCAGGATGTGGCAAATAGATATTTTAAAGCTGAAAATCTCTCAGTAGGAGTGCTTCTACCGAAATGA
- a CDS encoding response regulator, which yields MKIMVVDDEKNILMLYKAELEEEGYEIITANSGKEALELFETEKPDMVTLDIMMPDIDGIQVLRQLKQKNPNIPVIMLTAYDYRDDFSIWASDAYVVKSSDLGPLKETIKQLAEKFGLK from the coding sequence ATGAAAATAATGGTAGTTGATGATGAAAAGAACATACTTATGCTTTATAAAGCTGAACTTGAAGAAGAAGGATATGAGATTATTACAGCAAATTCAGGTAAGGAAGCTCTTGAACTTTTTGAAACAGAAAAACCGGATATGGTAACACTTGACATAATGATGCCTGATATTGATGGAATTCAGGTGTTGAGACAGCTTAAACAGAAAAATCCTAATATTCCTGTAATAATGCTTACTGCATATGACTACAGAGATGACTTTTCAATATGGGCATCAGATGCCTATGTGGTAAAATCATCTGATCTTGGTCCTTTAAAAGAAACTATTAAACAACTTGCAGAAAAATTCGGATTAAAATGA
- a CDS encoding PAS domain S-box protein has protein sequence MKERQALFEIIKLLEIYEDTEILLERLIYYVCELMNAQAGIVRLIKDGNLYVTATYNIDSSKTIINLDEGICGKVLKEGRVKTFNKAQLEGFELDIPAHSAICIPLKIQQENIGTILIYNKLDSEEGFGEFTEEDISLGELFSAIASLIILKSLQFKELRERETENIKVMTQLQELKSYLESLIQSSADAIVATDLDNIVTAWNRGAENIFGYKKEEVVGKPLPIIPDFLQEMERIYLKRIRQDDTLKDIETVMVTKENKIMEVTLTMSPIKNSKGEIIGVSRIIRDITEKKKLERDLIRRNEELTKILFISSAVRSTLELNRLLRIILTVITMGEGLGFNRAILFLVDEEKNVLRGVMAVGPSSYEEAWQIWSSMSKEKKTLFEVLDELSTKEFEEDSFLERLCKNISIPLDENTPIVRAVKEKRIFNIRDVYKEEADPVIIQQLGSFAYAVIPLISKDRAIGAVWVDNLYTRKPITDQDINFLKGFADQVAGAVENAWIFDKIEQAEKELEMLFNSITDIIYYTDDSYTIKKVNRSFLDKVGLREHEVIGQKCFKLLHKTNHPPEVCPHRKAVQTAKPYVEELEENYLDGVYLLSSSPIFDKGGNLIGTINVAKNITELKTLRERIISMEKMAALGEMAAKVAHEIRNPLLAIGGFAKRLHKELTGEKVQEYTKIIIEEVKRLERILNEILSFVRPFSLGKETFEIRKLVEDVVNFVESTLQENNNKFELVIENDFTVLGSFDKLKELLLNIISNANEATKNGLITLRIKKADKIPIELDKEKEYFTIEVEDTGCGIQKENLKRIFDPFFTTKATGTGLGLAISKRIVEDHGGIIKVESEVNKGTIFRIYLPVYKGGGSNENNGS, from the coding sequence ATGAAAGAAAGACAGGCCTTATTTGAAATTATAAAGCTTCTTGAAATATATGAAGATACAGAAATTCTTCTTGAAAGGCTTATTTATTATGTTTGTGAATTAATGAATGCTCAGGCAGGAATTGTAAGACTAATTAAAGATGGAAATTTGTATGTTACTGCTACTTATAATATCGATTCCAGTAAAACTATTATTAACCTTGATGAGGGAATATGTGGAAAGGTTTTAAAAGAAGGTAGAGTTAAAACATTCAACAAAGCTCAACTTGAAGGATTTGAACTTGATATACCTGCCCATTCAGCAATATGCATTCCACTAAAAATACAACAAGAAAATATTGGAACAATTCTTATTTACAACAAGCTTGATTCTGAGGAAGGATTTGGTGAATTCACTGAAGAAGATATTTCCCTGGGAGAACTATTTTCCGCAATAGCTTCTTTAATTATTCTTAAGTCCTTACAATTTAAAGAATTGAGAGAAAGAGAAACAGAAAACATAAAAGTTATGACTCAACTACAAGAGCTTAAAAGTTATCTTGAAAGTCTTATTCAGAGCTCAGCTGATGCCATAGTTGCCACTGATTTAGATAACATAGTTACAGCATGGAATAGAGGTGCAGAAAATATTTTTGGTTACAAAAAAGAAGAGGTAGTCGGGAAACCTCTTCCAATTATTCCTGACTTTTTACAGGAAATGGAAAGGATATACCTGAAAAGGATCAGACAGGATGATACACTGAAAGATATAGAAACAGTAATGGTAACAAAAGAAAATAAAATTATGGAAGTTACTCTTACAATGTCTCCAATAAAAAACTCGAAGGGAGAAATAATAGGAGTAAGTAGAATAATAAGAGATATTACAGAGAAAAAAAAGCTTGAAAGAGACCTTATAAGAAGAAATGAAGAGCTTACAAAGATTCTTTTCATAAGTTCTGCAGTAAGAAGCACTTTAGAGTTAAATAGACTTTTAAGGATTATACTTACAGTAATTACAATGGGTGAAGGATTAGGTTTTAATAGAGCTATTCTTTTTCTTGTTGATGAAGAAAAAAATGTTTTACGAGGAGTTATGGCAGTAGGACCTTCCAGTTATGAAGAAGCATGGCAGATCTGGTCAAGTATGAGTAAAGAGAAGAAAACTCTTTTTGAGGTTCTTGACGAACTGAGCACGAAAGAGTTTGAGGAAGACAGTTTTCTGGAAAGACTTTGTAAGAACATTTCCATACCTTTGGATGAAAATACTCCAATTGTGCGAGCTGTAAAAGAAAAAAGGATTTTTAACATCAGAGATGTTTACAAAGAAGAAGCAGACCCTGTGATCATTCAACAACTTGGAAGTTTTGCCTATGCAGTTATTCCTCTCATATCTAAAGACAGAGCAATAGGAGCTGTATGGGTTGACAATCTTTACACAAGAAAACCTATTACTGATCAAGATATTAATTTCTTGAAAGGATTTGCCGATCAGGTTGCAGGTGCAGTAGAAAATGCATGGATATTTGATAAAATAGAGCAGGCAGAAAAAGAACTTGAAATGCTCTTTAATTCAATAACAGACATTATTTATTACACTGATGACTCTTATACCATAAAGAAAGTCAATCGTTCATTTCTCGATAAAGTTGGGCTTAGAGAACATGAAGTAATCGGTCAAAAATGTTTTAAACTTCTTCATAAAACTAATCATCCACCAGAGGTATGTCCTCATAGAAAGGCAGTACAAACAGCTAAACCCTATGTAGAAGAGCTTGAAGAAAACTATCTTGACGGCGTTTATCTTCTTTCAAGTTCACCAATATTTGATAAAGGTGGAAATCTCATAGGTACCATCAATGTAGCAAAAAATATAACAGAGCTTAAAACTTTAAGAGAGAGAATAATATCAATGGAGAAAATGGCAGCTCTTGGAGAGATGGCAGCAAAGGTTGCTCATGAAATAAGAAATCCTCTGCTTGCCATAGGTGGATTTGCAAAGAGACTTCACAAGGAACTGACTGGTGAAAAAGTGCAGGAATATACAAAGATTATTATTGAAGAAGTAAAGAGGCTGGAAAGAATTCTCAATGAAATATTAAGCTTTGTAAGACCCTTTTCACTTGGCAAAGAAACCTTTGAAATTAGAAAGCTTGTAGAGGATGTTGTTAATTTTGTAGAGTCTACACTTCAAGAAAATAATAACAAATTTGAATTAGTAATAGAGAATGATTTTACAGTTCTTGGTAGCTTTGATAAATTAAAAGAGTTGCTTCTGAATATAATTTCAAATGCAAACGAAGCAACAAAGAATGGATTGATAACTTTGAGAATAAAAAAGGCAGATAAAATACCAATAGAGTTGGATAAAGAAAAAGAATACTTTACTATTGAAGTTGAAGATACAGGATGCGGAATACAGAAAGAAAACCTTAAAAGAATTTTTGATCCCTTTTTTACAACAAAAGCAACTGGCACAGGACTTGGACTTGCAATTTCAAAGAGAATTGTTGAAGACCATGGTGGTATAATCAAAGTAGAAAGCGAGGTTAACAAAGGAACAATATTCAGGATTTATTTGCCAGTATATAAAGGAGGAGGGAGTAATGAAAATAATGGTAGTTGA